In Kordia antarctica, the following proteins share a genomic window:
- a CDS encoding WD40/YVTN/BNR-like repeat-containing protein, translated as MKPKFFLFVFSIFFLQFSIAQTNPTSAAKVQEALNQKATLTQNSTVKNIEFTNIGPTVMSGRVVDLDVNPNNTTEFYVAYASGGLWYTKNNGTTFEPVLDSSPTQNIGDIAVDWTSKTIWVGTGENNSSRSSYAGIGILKSTDNGKSWENMGLLDSHHISRIVINPNNGNELVVAVLGHLYSANVERGIFKTTDGGKTWNKTLFVNSDTGIVDVAVAPNNFNVQYASSWERDRKAWNFVGNGINSAIYKSTDAGQTWNKINEKSGFPVGEGVGRIGLAVYDDETVYAFHDSQFRREDKKKKESDSKALTKDDFKTMSSETFLNLTDKELNTYLKTNGFQEKYRAENVKQLLRSGTIKPVDLSKYLEDANSLLFDTPVIGAQVFKTTNGGKSWDKTHEGYLDDLVYSYGYYFGLIRVSPKNKNQIYIAGVPILSSEDGGKTYKSINGQNVHVDHHSLWVNPNNPNHLINGNDGGVNISYDNGENWIKCNTPAVGQFYAIYADEQTPYKVYGGLQDNGVWIGSSNYKASVKWHEEGQYPYERIMGGDGMQVQVDKRNPNIVYTGYQFGNYYRIDRESGQRAYIQPKHELGESPYRFNWQTPIHLSVHNQDILYLGGNKLHRSLNKGDDWTTISNDLTQGGRKGNVAYGTLTSISESPFQFGLLYVGSDDGLIHVTKNGGGDWQNVSNGLPKDLWVTRVIASSHKKERVFITLNGYRWDDFTSYVYMSDNYGQTWKNIGNSVPNSPVNVIKEDPENENVLYLGTDIGAYASLDKGTSWQPFQGGLPNVAVHDIVVQKQAKDLLLGTHGRSIYKANIAVLQQVDETIKSKDVHVFAMKNVRYRSSWGSTWSKWLEPNVPAEHIDFHTKKAGKFTAKVSTEDDKIVLNEFKIDADAGFNTFTYDLSITSKGRKKYVGMNDDVEIPKKKNGAYYLPKGTYRIEVSGNGGKDVMKLVIE; from the coding sequence ATGAAACCTAAATTTTTCCTATTCGTATTTTCTATATTTTTCTTGCAATTTAGTATTGCGCAAACCAATCCTACTTCGGCAGCGAAAGTGCAAGAAGCATTAAATCAGAAAGCAACACTTACACAAAATTCAACTGTAAAAAATATTGAATTTACCAATATTGGACCAACTGTTATGAGTGGTCGTGTGGTAGATTTAGACGTAAATCCAAACAATACTACCGAGTTTTACGTTGCATATGCTTCTGGTGGATTGTGGTACACAAAAAATAACGGAACTACATTTGAACCTGTTTTAGACAGTTCGCCAACACAAAATATTGGAGATATTGCTGTCGATTGGACTTCAAAAACAATTTGGGTAGGAACTGGAGAAAATAACTCTTCTCGTTCTTCATATGCCGGAATCGGAATTTTAAAAAGTACCGACAACGGAAAAAGTTGGGAAAATATGGGCTTGCTCGATTCGCATCATATTAGTAGAATCGTGATTAATCCAAACAATGGAAATGAACTTGTAGTTGCAGTTTTAGGACATTTATATTCAGCAAATGTAGAACGTGGAATTTTCAAAACGACCGATGGCGGAAAAACATGGAACAAAACATTGTTTGTAAATAGCGATACAGGAATTGTAGATGTAGCCGTTGCGCCAAATAACTTCAATGTGCAATATGCTTCTTCTTGGGAACGCGATCGGAAAGCATGGAATTTTGTCGGAAACGGAATTAATTCGGCAATTTATAAAAGTACAGATGCAGGGCAAACGTGGAATAAAATTAATGAGAAATCAGGTTTTCCAGTTGGTGAAGGCGTTGGACGAATTGGATTGGCAGTGTACGATGATGAAACTGTATATGCGTTTCATGACAGTCAATTTAGACGCGAAGACAAAAAGAAAAAAGAGAGCGATTCCAAAGCATTGACAAAAGACGATTTTAAAACAATGTCATCGGAAACGTTTTTAAATTTAACAGATAAGGAACTAAATACCTACTTGAAAACGAATGGTTTTCAGGAAAAATACAGAGCTGAAAACGTAAAGCAATTGTTAAGAAGCGGAACTATTAAACCTGTTGATTTATCGAAATATTTAGAAGATGCAAATTCTTTATTGTTTGATACGCCTGTAATTGGCGCGCAAGTTTTCAAAACTACAAATGGTGGAAAATCTTGGGATAAAACTCACGAAGGTTATTTAGATGATTTGGTATATTCGTATGGATATTACTTCGGGTTGATTCGCGTAAGCCCAAAAAATAAAAATCAAATTTATATTGCAGGTGTTCCAATTTTGAGTTCAGAAGATGGTGGAAAAACATATAAATCGATCAACGGACAAAACGTCCACGTAGATCATCATTCGCTTTGGGTAAATCCAAACAATCCAAATCATTTGATTAACGGAAATGATGGCGGCGTGAATATTTCGTATGATAATGGAGAAAATTGGATTAAGTGTAATACGCCGGCCGTTGGACAGTTTTACGCGATTTACGCAGATGAACAAACACCTTATAAAGTGTATGGCGGATTGCAAGATAATGGCGTTTGGATAGGTTCAAGCAATTATAAAGCGTCTGTAAAATGGCATGAAGAAGGACAATATCCGTACGAGCGAATTATGGGCGGCGACGGAATGCAAGTTCAAGTAGATAAGCGCAATCCGAATATTGTGTATACAGGTTATCAGTTTGGAAATTATTATAGAATTGATCGTGAAAGCGGACAACGAGCTTATATTCAACCGAAACATGAATTAGGCGAATCTCCTTATAGATTTAATTGGCAAACGCCGATTCATTTGTCAGTTCACAATCAAGATATTTTATATTTAGGTGGAAATAAATTACACAGATCGCTCAATAAAGGAGACGATTGGACAACTATTTCAAACGATTTAACGCAAGGTGGAAGAAAAGGAAATGTTGCCTACGGAACGTTGACAAGCATTTCAGAATCGCCTTTTCAATTTGGATTATTATATGTTGGAAGTGACGACGGATTGATTCATGTTACGAAAAATGGCGGTGGCGATTGGCAAAATGTTTCAAACGGATTGCCAAAAGATTTGTGGGTAACGCGCGTTATTGCTTCTTCACACAAAAAAGAACGTGTGTTTATTACCTTAAATGGTTATCGTTGGGACGATTTTACAAGTTATGTGTACATGTCTGATAATTACGGACAAACGTGGAAAAACATTGGAAATTCTGTTCCGAATTCGCCAGTAAATGTGATTAAAGAAGATCCTGAAAACGAAAACGTATTGTATTTAGGAACCGATATTGGCGCGTATGCTTCGTTAGACAAGGGAACTTCGTGGCAACCATTTCAAGGTGGATTGCCGAATGTTGCCGTTCATGATATTGTAGTTCAAAAACAAGCTAAAGACTTGCTTTTAGGAACACATGGACGTTCTATTTATAAAGCAAATATTGCTGTTTTACAACAAGTTGATGAAACTATTAAGAGTAAAGATGTTCATGTTTTTGCAATGAAAAATGTGCGGTATCGTTCATCTTGGGGATCAACTTGGAGCAAATGGTTAGAACCAAATGTTCCGGCTGAACACATTGATTTCCACACGAAAAAAGCTGGGAAATTTACTGCAAAAGTATCAACAGAAGATGATAAAATTGTTCTGAATGAATTTAAAATTGACGCTGACGCGGGATTTAACACATTTACATACGATTTAAGTATCACGTCAAAAGGACGTAAAAAATATGTTGGAATGAATGACGATGTAGAAATTCCAAAAAAGAAAAACGGTGCATATTATTTACCAAAAGGAACATACAGAATTGAAGTTTCTGGAAATGGCGGAAAAGATGTTATGAAATTGGTGATTGAGTAA
- a CDS encoding Crp/Fnr family transcriptional regulator: MTISTKNFESYLKTIIQDASLNAAIPEILEAFNYLHLKKNTLFVEEGKVCQYFCFIESGILQHNIMVLGEEKTTYLALKNSATAALKSFIHKIPSRKNIKAISDCDLFVITQKDFQHLLKNNKAFNRFYYNLIENQIYRIDDYRIDLLTLTPEERYQKLLSNEPKLLKEVPLHYLASFLGISSRHMSRIRKNVF; encoded by the coding sequence ATGACCATTTCCACCAAAAATTTTGAATCCTATTTAAAAACCATCATTCAAGATGCTTCTTTGAATGCTGCCATTCCTGAGATTTTGGAAGCGTTCAATTATTTACATTTAAAAAAGAATACACTTTTTGTAGAAGAAGGCAAGGTTTGTCAATATTTCTGTTTTATTGAAAGCGGCATTTTGCAACATAATATTATGGTTTTGGGTGAAGAAAAAACAACTTATCTCGCATTGAAAAATTCCGCCACAGCGGCATTAAAAAGCTTTATACACAAAATTCCATCACGCAAAAATATAAAAGCAATTAGCGATTGTGATTTGTTTGTAATTACTCAAAAAGACTTTCAACATTTACTAAAAAACAACAAAGCATTCAATCGATTTTACTATAATTTAATAGAAAATCAAATTTACCGTATTGACGATTATCGCATCGATTTATTGACCTTAACACCTGAAGAACGCTACCAAAAATTACTTAGCAACGAACCAAAATTATTAAAGGAAGTTCCATTACATTATTTAGCTTCTTTTTTAGGAATTTCGTCACGACACATGAGTCGAATTCGGAAGAATGTTTTTTGA